Proteins encoded in a region of the Triplophysa dalaica isolate WHDGS20190420 chromosome 10, ASM1584641v1, whole genome shotgun sequence genome:
- the LOC130429632 gene encoding hemicentin-1-like isoform X1, whose protein sequence is MCLEFVLCCLFFTGVFGDAGEVTVSVMEGDSLTLHTEDTEIKRHVTIKWKYGPREMVIAEVNGRVPSFSTYDGDHERFKDRLKLDYETGDLTITDIRPDHSGLYKLQVISNRVSYKKYIVTVYASLPVPVISRDSSQCLSPERTSVSNCSVLCSVMNVSHGVSLSWYKEKSLLSSINVSDLNIRLSLPLEVEYQDTNTYRCVINNPITNITQHLDINQLCHPKSACLPVPVISRDSSQCSSSSVSNCSLSCSVLNVTDVSLSWYKGNRLLSSISVSDLNIRLSLPLEVEYQDANTYSCVVNNSVTSQTQHVGPDVCRPCSGRVHCCGFTEIVIRLVISSLVVVATVAVLVYDVRSSGDGQKKSRSHQSNAVESHALTLVLEINAQESH, encoded by the exons gtgtgtttggtgatgcaGGTGAAGTgacagtgtcagtgatggagggagattctcttactctacacactgaaGATACTGAAATAAAGAGACATGTTACAATCAAGTGGAAGTATGGACCTCGGGAAATGGTCATAGCTGAAGTAAACGGACGTGTCCCAAGCTTCTCAACATATGATGGTGATCATGAgagattcaaagacagactgaagctggactATGAAAccggagatctcaccatcacagacATCAGACCTGATCACTCcggactttataaactacagGTCATCAGCAACAGGGTCtcatacaaaaaatacattgttacaGTCTATG CTAGTCTGCCTGTTCCAGTCATCTCCAGAGACTCTTCTCAATGTTTATCACCAGAAAGAACTTCAGTGTCAAattgttctgtgttgtgttcagtgatgaatgtgtcacatggtgtgagtctctcctggtacaaagaaAAGAGTTTATTATCCAGCATCaatgtgtctgatctcaacatcagactctctcttcctctggaggtggaatatcaggatacaaacacatacagatgtgtcatcaacaatcccatcacaaacatcactcAACATCTAGACATCAATCAACTCTGTCATCCAAAATCAG cttGTCTACCTGTTCCCGTCATCTCCAGAGACTCTTCACAATGTTCTTCATCTTCGGTGTCAAATTGTTCCTTGTCATGTTCGGTGTTGAATGTGACAGATGTGAGTCtgtcctggtacaaaggaaaccgtttattgtccagcatcagtgtgtctgatctcaacatcagactgtctttacctctggaggtggaatatcaggatgcAAACACATACAGCTGTGTAGTGAACAATTCAGTCACAAGTCAGACTCAACATGTCGGTCCTGATGTCTGTCGGCCGTGTTCAG GTCGTGTCCACTGTTGTGGTTTTACGGAAATTGTGATCCGATTGGTCATCTCTTCTCTGGTGGTCGTTGCAACTGTTGCTGTTCTGGTTTATGATGTCAGATCCAGTGGAGATGGGCAGAAGAAATCACGATCACATCAATCAAACGCTGTTGAATCTCATGCTCTAACATTAGTACTTGAGATAAATGCACAAGAAAGTCATTGA
- the LOC130429632 gene encoding uncharacterized protein LOC130429632 isoform X2, with the protein MCLEFVLCCLFFTGVFGDAGEVTVSVMEGDSLTLHTEDTEIKRHVTIKWKYGPREMVIAEVNGRVPSFSTYDGDHERFKDRLKLDYETGDLTITDIRPDHSGLYKLQVISNRVSYKKYIVTVYVMNVSHGVSLSWYKEKSLLSSINVSDLNIRLSLPLEVEYQDTNTYRCVINNPITNITQHLDINQLCHPKSACLPVPVISRDSSQCSSSSVSNCSLSCSVLNVTDVSLSWYKGNRLLSSISVSDLNIRLSLPLEVEYQDANTYSCVVNNSVTSQTQHVGPDVCRPCSGRVHCCGFTEIVIRLVISSLVVVATVAVLVYDVRSSGDGQKKSRSHQSNAVESHALTLVLEINAQESH; encoded by the exons gtgtgtttggtgatgcaGGTGAAGTgacagtgtcagtgatggagggagattctcttactctacacactgaaGATACTGAAATAAAGAGACATGTTACAATCAAGTGGAAGTATGGACCTCGGGAAATGGTCATAGCTGAAGTAAACGGACGTGTCCCAAGCTTCTCAACATATGATGGTGATCATGAgagattcaaagacagactgaagctggactATGAAAccggagatctcaccatcacagacATCAGACCTGATCACTCcggactttataaactacagGTCATCAGCAACAGGGTCtcatacaaaaaatacattgttacaGTCTATG tgatgaatgtgtcacatggtgtgagtctctcctggtacaaagaaAAGAGTTTATTATCCAGCATCaatgtgtctgatctcaacatcagactctctcttcctctggaggtggaatatcaggatacaaacacatacagatgtgtcatcaacaatcccatcacaaacatcactcAACATCTAGACATCAATCAACTCTGTCATCCAAAATCAG cttGTCTACCTGTTCCCGTCATCTCCAGAGACTCTTCACAATGTTCTTCATCTTCGGTGTCAAATTGTTCCTTGTCATGTTCGGTGTTGAATGTGACAGATGTGAGTCtgtcctggtacaaaggaaaccgtttattgtccagcatcagtgtgtctgatctcaacatcagactgtctttacctctggaggtggaatatcaggatgcAAACACATACAGCTGTGTAGTGAACAATTCAGTCACAAGTCAGACTCAACATGTCGGTCCTGATGTCTGTCGGCCGTGTTCAG GTCGTGTCCACTGTTGTGGTTTTACGGAAATTGTGATCCGATTGGTCATCTCTTCTCTGGTGGTCGTTGCAACTGTTGCTGTTCTGGTTTATGATGTCAGATCCAGTGGAGATGGGCAGAAGAAATCACGATCACATCAATCAAACGCTGTTGAATCTCATGCTCTAACATTAGTACTTGAGATAAATGCACAAGAAAGTCATTGA